The Shewanella japonica genome has a window encoding:
- the pepA gene encoding leucyl aminopeptidase has product MEFSVKSGSPEKQRSACIVVGVYEPRRLSGIAEQLDKISEGYISNLLRRGDLEGKPGQMLLLHHVPNVLSERVLLVGCGKERELDERQYKQIITKTINTLNETGSMEAVCFLTELHVKGRDTYWKVRQAVETTYNSLYSFDTLKTRKGETRRPLRKMVFNVPTRRELTIGERAIDHGMAVASGMDLCRDVANMPPNICNPAYLASQARQIGEVHQNLTVTTVGEEQMAKLGMNSYLAVGRASANESIMTIMEYKGAVDETEKPIVLIGKGLTFDSGGISLKPGDGMDEMKYDMGGAAGVIGAMKALCEMNLPINVIGILAGCENMPSGDAYRPGDILTTMSGQTVEVLNTDAEGRLVLCDVLTYVERYDPELVIDTATLTGACVIALGKHASGLFSSHNPLAHELLNAGEQSGDRAWRMPIWDEYQEMLESPFADMTNLGGRPAGSITAACFLSRFTKKYNWAHIDVAGTAWNSGANKGSTGRPVPLLSQFLINRAGVDQGE; this is encoded by the coding sequence ATGGAGTTTAGCGTAAAGAGCGGCAGCCCCGAGAAGCAACGTTCAGCTTGTATCGTTGTCGGTGTATACGAACCACGTCGTTTATCTGGTATCGCGGAGCAATTGGATAAAATCAGTGAAGGTTACATCAGTAACCTACTTCGACGCGGTGATTTAGAAGGCAAGCCAGGACAGATGTTGTTATTACATCATGTTCCGAATGTGCTAAGTGAGCGCGTTTTATTGGTTGGTTGTGGTAAAGAGCGTGAACTTGATGAACGCCAATACAAACAAATCATCACCAAAACCATCAATACTTTAAACGAAACAGGTTCGATGGAAGCGGTTTGCTTCTTGACTGAATTGCACGTTAAAGGTCGCGATACGTACTGGAAAGTTCGCCAAGCCGTTGAGACGACTTATAACAGCTTATACAGTTTTGACACCTTAAAAACACGTAAAGGCGAAACTCGTCGTCCATTACGTAAAATGGTGTTTAATGTACCGACACGTCGTGAACTAACGATTGGTGAACGTGCAATCGATCATGGAATGGCTGTCGCATCAGGTATGGATTTATGTCGTGACGTTGCCAATATGCCACCTAATATCTGTAATCCTGCTTACCTTGCATCTCAAGCACGTCAGATTGGTGAAGTTCACCAAAACCTGACAGTAACGACTGTCGGTGAAGAACAAATGGCTAAGCTAGGCATGAACTCATACCTAGCAGTTGGCCGTGCCAGTGCCAATGAATCCATTATGACAATCATGGAGTACAAAGGCGCTGTTGATGAAACAGAAAAGCCAATTGTCCTCATTGGTAAAGGCCTGACGTTTGACTCAGGCGGCATCTCATTAAAACCAGGTGATGGCATGGATGAGATGAAATATGACATGGGCGGCGCAGCAGGTGTTATTGGCGCAATGAAAGCCTTATGTGAAATGAATTTACCTATAAACGTTATTGGTATTCTTGCTGGCTGTGAAAACATGCCATCAGGTGATGCTTACCGTCCAGGTGACATTTTAACCACTATGTCAGGCCAAACTGTCGAAGTATTAAATACTGATGCAGAAGGACGCTTAGTGCTTTGTGATGTACTGACTTATGTTGAACGTTACGACCCTGAATTGGTTATCGATACCGCAACATTAACTGGCGCTTGTGTGATTGCCTTAGGTAAACATGCCTCTGGTTTATTCTCTTCACATAACCCGCTAGCTCACGAACTATTAAATGCGGGTGAGCAATCAGGTGACCGAGCATGGCGTATGCCGATTTGGGATGAGTATCAAGAAATGCTTGAGAGCCCATTTGCTGACATGACTAACTTAGGCGGTCGTCCAGCAGGTTCTATCACAGCTGCATGTTTCTTATCTCGTTTCACTAAGAAATATAACTGGGCACATATCGATGTGGCAGGTACAGCTTGGAACAGCGGCGCAAATAAAGGTTCTACAGGTCGCCCTGTGCCATTATTAAGTCAGTTCTTAATTAACAGAGCTGGTGTTGATCAAGGCGAATAA
- a CDS encoding RDD family protein codes for MINTEHANFPRASFTRRCGAMIYDGLLAVAVYMVAGAVGFGIFLGLTSTGVIGMNGHEHVSDLLNQTPLYQGIYQLWLVMCVVAFYALFWSRGGQTLGMRAWRLKVQHPNGQNLSFITAVARVVWSFAGVSNLFILINPDKLALQDKMTRSEVVVLSVEANQMRNWHGA; via the coding sequence ATGATCAATACAGAACACGCAAACTTTCCTCGAGCCAGCTTCACGAGACGTTGCGGTGCAATGATTTATGACGGCCTATTAGCCGTTGCCGTTTATATGGTGGCAGGAGCTGTCGGCTTTGGTATATTTTTAGGCCTAACCAGCACAGGTGTTATCGGCATGAATGGTCACGAGCATGTATCAGACCTACTAAATCAAACACCGCTTTATCAAGGAATTTACCAGCTTTGGTTGGTGATGTGTGTTGTGGCTTTTTATGCGCTATTTTGGAGTCGTGGTGGCCAAACTCTCGGCATGCGAGCGTGGCGCTTGAAAGTTCAGCACCCTAACGGACAAAATTTAAGTTTCATCACAGCCGTAGCTCGGGTTGTATGGTCATTTGCAGGGGTTAGTAACCTGTTTATTTTAATTAATCCTGACAAGCTTGCCCTGCAAGATAAAATGACACGCTCCGAAGTTGTAGTGCTATCGGTTGAGGCTAATCAAATGCGCAACTGGCATGGTGCTTAA
- a CDS encoding glutamate-5-semialdehyde dehydrogenase yields the protein MNLITDIAKQASQASRSLVNLDTETKNHILNVMAAELRNAVTTILEANQLDMDNAKQNNLASAMQDRLLLNEQRIELMAKGLEEVALLPDPVGKIRDLGEQPNGIKISKMRIPLGVVCMIYEARPNVTADAGALCFKSGNAIILRGGKEALHSSKAIASILQKTLVKFDLPEALISVVPNADRALLMDLMQQREYIDVIIPRGGEGLINFVTDNSKVPVIQHFKGVCHLYIDKYADFDKAIKLLLNGKTQRTGVCNALEGLIVHKAILNDFMPLVAKHMAEQNVLINACQTSLPFFNQAQLLQDDQFGTEYLDLEIAVKTVNSLNGALDHIHQFGSNHTEVICTEDKQRGELFQRSVDASVVMVNASSRFSDGSQLGLGAEIGIATTKLHAYGPMGLESLTAEKFLVSGDGQVRD from the coding sequence ATGAATTTAATTACAGATATTGCAAAGCAGGCCTCACAGGCCTCACGCTCTTTAGTTAACTTAGACACCGAAACTAAAAACCATATTCTAAACGTTATGGCAGCAGAATTGCGCAATGCGGTGACCACGATCCTCGAAGCGAATCAACTGGATATGGACAATGCAAAACAAAATAACTTAGCCAGTGCCATGCAAGACAGATTGCTATTAAACGAACAACGAATTGAACTAATGGCAAAAGGACTAGAAGAGGTAGCACTACTCCCCGATCCTGTTGGTAAAATCCGCGACTTAGGTGAGCAGCCTAATGGCATCAAGATCAGTAAAATGCGCATCCCACTTGGCGTTGTCTGCATGATCTATGAAGCAAGACCCAATGTCACCGCTGATGCTGGCGCATTATGCTTTAAATCAGGCAATGCCATTATTTTACGTGGCGGTAAAGAAGCATTGCATTCAAGCAAAGCCATTGCCTCAATACTACAAAAAACCTTAGTCAAATTTGATTTACCTGAAGCACTCATTAGCGTCGTGCCCAACGCTGACAGAGCCTTATTAATGGATTTAATGCAACAACGTGAATATATTGATGTCATTATTCCTCGAGGCGGTGAAGGGTTAATTAACTTTGTCACAGATAACAGTAAAGTGCCTGTGATTCAGCACTTTAAAGGAGTCTGCCATTTGTATATAGACAAATATGCTGACTTCGACAAAGCCATTAAATTACTGTTAAACGGTAAGACACAACGAACAGGCGTGTGTAATGCGCTAGAAGGATTAATCGTTCATAAAGCCATTTTAAATGACTTTATGCCGTTAGTTGCTAAACATATGGCAGAGCAAAATGTCTTGATTAACGCCTGCCAAACCAGCCTCCCATTTTTTAACCAAGCTCAATTATTGCAAGATGACCAATTTGGTACAGAATATCTCGACCTTGAAATAGCGGTTAAAACTGTCAATAGTTTGAATGGAGCACTGGATCATATCCATCAGTTTGGCAGTAATCATACCGAGGTTATTTGCACTGAAGACAAACAGCGTGGTGAGTTATTTCAGCGCAGTGTTGATGCTTCAGTCGTGATGGTGAATGCCTCATCGCGATTTTCTGACGGTAGCCAATTAGGCTTAGGCGCTGAAATAGGTATTGCTACGACAAAATTACACGCCTATGGTCCAATGGGACTGGAATCGTTAACGGCTGAAAAATTTTTAGTTTCAGGTGATGGTCAAGTTCGAGATTAG
- the lptF gene encoding LPS export ABC transporter permease LptF translates to MIVFRYLIVEVLKAQFAILLVLLTIFISQQFVRVLGDASNGEFPATLVLTLLGLNLPQLTVLVLPLSFFLGILLAHGRMYAENEMVVLHGVGISEWYVTRVTLLIAVANLIFTGILSVYVGPWAEERQNQVLEQAQSEAGLAAIVQGRFQASPNGRAVLFVEKISKSNELEKVFVAQLPDPEDEEGLTNIVVSEQGRVVEDSFGSQQLQLDNGIRYQGSAQNLDYQMIEFGGYRMEIKEQEVDERRRKMSALPVGELLDTPGPEAVAEFQWRLALPLAIPLMTLIAVPLARVNVRQGKFAKMFPAILLYLGYFGLMVAGRKALEDEVIPLALGMWWIHGSALVIGLFLLGKERPSGAKLLQSFKRKQVAS, encoded by the coding sequence GTGATTGTATTTAGATACTTGATCGTTGAAGTTTTAAAAGCGCAATTTGCGATACTTTTGGTGCTATTAACTATTTTTATTAGCCAGCAATTTGTGCGTGTATTAGGGGATGCCTCAAATGGCGAATTTCCCGCCACATTAGTATTGACCTTATTAGGTCTAAATTTACCGCAATTGACGGTATTGGTGCTGCCATTAAGTTTTTTCTTGGGCATTTTACTTGCTCACGGGCGAATGTATGCCGAAAACGAAATGGTGGTGCTTCATGGCGTTGGGATCAGTGAGTGGTATGTTACTCGCGTTACCTTACTTATTGCCGTGGCCAATTTAATATTCACAGGTATTTTATCTGTGTATGTTGGACCGTGGGCGGAAGAGAGGCAAAATCAAGTATTAGAGCAGGCCCAGTCAGAAGCAGGCCTTGCTGCGATTGTTCAAGGCCGTTTTCAGGCAAGTCCTAATGGTAGGGCGGTTCTTTTTGTAGAAAAAATATCTAAGTCCAATGAACTTGAAAAAGTATTTGTTGCGCAACTTCCCGATCCAGAAGACGAAGAAGGCCTAACTAATATTGTTGTTTCTGAGCAAGGTCGTGTGGTTGAAGACAGCTTTGGCAGTCAACAATTACAGTTAGATAATGGTATTCGTTATCAAGGTAGCGCTCAAAACCTCGACTATCAAATGATTGAGTTTGGTGGTTATCGGATGGAAATTAAAGAGCAAGAAGTGGATGAAAGGCGGCGTAAAATGTCTGCTCTGCCAGTGGGTGAGCTACTTGATACACCTGGGCCAGAGGCAGTTGCAGAGTTCCAGTGGCGATTAGCGTTACCACTTGCTATTCCACTGATGACGTTAATTGCTGTGCCATTAGCTCGTGTCAATGTAAGGCAAGGTAAGTTTGCTAAAATGTTCCCTGCTATTTTGCTCTATTTGGGTTATTTCGGATTAATGGTTGCAGGTCGAAAAGCCTTGGAAGATGAAGTTATACCACTTGCTTTAGGCATGTGGTGGATCCATGGGTCTGCATTAGTGATAGGATTATTTTTGTTAGGTAAGGAACGTCCAAGTGGCGCCAAATTACTGCAAAGCTTTAAGCGCAAGCAGGTGGCATCATGA
- a CDS encoding DNA polymerase III subunit chi, whose product MPKTLFYLMPAINTQPSAIESVFLSACQLAEKHYRQQQLIYIHCQDKQQAYAIDELLWQFEPTAFVPHNLKGEGPVTGSPVEIGFDKLGANKSRHLLINLADQVPSFAVNFPHIIDFVANDDALKQIARARYREYKQLGIELTTTEFTGV is encoded by the coding sequence ATGCCAAAGACTCTGTTTTACTTAATGCCCGCCATCAATACGCAGCCAAGTGCAATCGAAAGTGTATTTTTAAGCGCCTGCCAATTAGCAGAAAAGCATTATCGTCAGCAGCAATTAATTTATATTCATTGCCAAGACAAGCAGCAGGCATACGCAATTGACGAATTACTTTGGCAATTTGAGCCAACGGCATTTGTTCCCCACAATTTAAAAGGGGAAGGACCGGTAACCGGTTCACCTGTGGAAATTGGTTTTGATAAATTAGGCGCGAATAAAAGCCGCCATTTACTCATTAACCTCGCAGATCAAGTGCCATCATTTGCGGTTAACTTTCCGCATATTATCGATTTTGTTGCTAATGATGATGCGCTTAAACAAATTGCACGTGCTCGCTATCGCGAATATAAGCAATTAGGCATTGAACTCACAACAACTGAGTTCACTGGCGTTTAA
- a CDS encoding DUF2960 domain-containing protein has protein sequence MARQVIYTFKGQTKTIAFSYDKHHDLYEAAAEAEGIDLSRFLAMEQQIALTSKKGARAEKDFRKTEFARFGFSSIKFVREDDEETSNS, from the coding sequence ATGGCTCGCCAAGTCATTTATACCTTTAAAGGTCAAACCAAAACTATCGCATTCAGTTACGACAAACATCATGATCTTTACGAAGCTGCTGCAGAAGCTGAAGGTATCGACTTAAGCCGCTTTTTAGCGATGGAACAGCAAATAGCGCTCACTTCTAAAAAAGGGGCTCGCGCCGAGAAGGATTTCCGTAAAACTGAGTTTGCTCGCTTTGGCTTTTCAAGCATTAAGTTTGTGCGCGAAGACGACGAAGAAACATCAAATAGCTAA
- a CDS encoding GGDEF domain-containing protein, which yields MKFLPAIKTLLVNYLNRGTELYDDPEKRHRILIINWFGMVGFSITFILGINAYFQNNDHLAIVLLLSCVLFFLSLLNHWKFLKQYRFETSATLIQLSLLALMLYLVYSGGANNTGPLWVFLVPPVMMFFGGLKGGLRNTSVFITCYCIIMFYPENQLLEASYTHEFKTRVLYSLITLTFLSGYYEYSRHQSFQHVKQLSAKFEQQALRDHLTDIPNRRAMMEQLNYEYARVVRNNYDMSILLIDVDFFKKINDKYGHQCGDEVLIKLAKSFTATLRKQDMISRWGGEEFLILLPHTGFNDAFEVAEKIRKTIQQNPITFDDKTIEITVSIGIGKADIHHSVDSAISQADEHLYQAKEEGRDSVYPKVDKIA from the coding sequence TTGAAATTTTTACCAGCGATTAAAACATTGCTTGTCAATTATCTTAACCGAGGTACTGAGCTTTATGACGATCCAGAAAAGCGTCATAGAATACTCATTATCAATTGGTTCGGGATGGTTGGGTTTTCGATTACATTTATTTTAGGTATCAACGCTTACTTTCAAAATAACGACCATCTTGCCATTGTTCTGCTGCTATCTTGCGTTCTTTTTTTCTTATCTTTATTGAATCACTGGAAGTTTTTAAAACAGTATCGGTTTGAAACCTCTGCCACACTCATCCAGCTTAGTTTGCTCGCCTTAATGCTGTATTTAGTTTATAGCGGTGGGGCCAATAACACTGGGCCATTATGGGTTTTTTTAGTCCCTCCTGTCATGATGTTCTTTGGCGGGCTTAAAGGTGGTTTACGCAATACCAGTGTGTTTATCACGTGTTACTGCATCATCATGTTTTATCCAGAAAATCAATTACTTGAAGCGAGTTACACACACGAGTTTAAAACCCGTGTGCTGTACTCATTAATTACACTGACTTTCTTATCTGGTTATTACGAATACTCTCGCCATCAATCATTTCAGCATGTAAAGCAATTGAGCGCCAAATTTGAACAACAAGCTTTACGGGATCACTTAACCGATATTCCTAATCGACGAGCCATGATGGAGCAACTTAATTACGAGTATGCCAGAGTCGTTAGAAATAATTATGATATGAGCATACTGCTTATTGATGTGGATTTTTTCAAGAAGATTAACGACAAATACGGTCATCAATGTGGTGATGAAGTGCTTATTAAGTTGGCAAAATCCTTTACTGCCACTTTACGTAAGCAAGATATGATTTCACGTTGGGGTGGCGAAGAATTTCTGATTTTATTGCCTCACACGGGGTTTAATGACGCATTTGAAGTGGCAGAAAAAATCAGGAAAACTATCCAACAAAATCCTATAACATTTGATGATAAAACGATTGAGATAACGGTCAGTATCGGTATAGGTAAAGCTGATATCCATCATTCTGTTGACTCGGCAATATCTCAAGCCGATGAACATTTATATCAAGCTAAAGAAGAAGGACGTGATAGTGTCTATCCCAAAGTGGACAAAATAGCCTAG
- the lptG gene encoding LPS export ABC transporter permease LptG has protein sequence MKILDLYIARVIISTSALCLLILTGLSGIIKWVDQLRVVGRGAYTMLDAVIYVLYLIPRDIELFFPIAVLLGALIGMGMLASNSELVVMQASGMSRLQITVSAMKTAIPLMIIVMALGEWGAPVAERSAKELQATKVSGGSLIKSHRGVWARDGDLFVNIGEVESINTLNNITFYEFDDDLKLKTMTQAMRANFANGVWRLMDVKNTHITEEKITLEYQEERVWNSTLTPDKLSVVSVKPEALSIQGLIGYLDYLKVNQQDPSRYELALWRKIMQPVTVAVMILVALSFVFGPLRTVTMGARVLLGVVAGFSFYICSEIFGPLSIVYGLPAYISAGMPPLLFSLGALYYIRK, from the coding sequence ATGAAAATATTAGACCTCTACATTGCTCGCGTTATTATTAGTACATCTGCCTTATGTCTACTTATCTTGACAGGTTTGTCAGGAATTATTAAATGGGTTGATCAACTGCGAGTTGTGGGGCGTGGTGCTTATACCATGTTAGATGCAGTGATTTATGTGCTGTATTTAATTCCACGTGACATTGAGTTGTTTTTCCCTATCGCGGTATTACTGGGTGCGTTAATTGGTATGGGGATGCTCGCCTCTAATTCAGAATTAGTTGTGATGCAGGCTTCAGGGATGTCTCGGTTACAAATCACTGTTTCTGCGATGAAAACAGCTATTCCCCTCATGATTATTGTTATGGCATTAGGCGAGTGGGGCGCTCCAGTTGCTGAACGAAGTGCTAAAGAGCTACAAGCAACTAAGGTATCTGGTGGTAGTTTGATTAAGTCTCATCGTGGTGTATGGGCGAGAGACGGTGATTTATTTGTCAATATTGGCGAGGTAGAGTCCATTAACACCCTCAACAATATCACTTTTTATGAATTTGATGATGACCTTAAATTAAAAACCATGACCCAAGCGATGCGAGCGAATTTCGCTAATGGTGTATGGCGATTAATGGATGTGAAAAATACGCACATCACAGAAGAAAAGATTACCCTAGAGTACCAAGAAGAAAGAGTGTGGAACTCAACACTCACCCCAGATAAGCTAAGTGTCGTATCGGTAAAACCTGAAGCCTTGAGTATTCAAGGACTCATTGGCTATTTGGACTACTTGAAAGTAAATCAACAAGATCCTAGTCGTTATGAATTAGCGCTTTGGCGTAAAATTATGCAACCAGTGACGGTCGCAGTGATGATTTTGGTTGCCTTATCTTTCGTATTTGGGCCTTTACGAACGGTAACAATGGGCGCACGAGTGTTATTAGGCGTGGTGGCTGGGTTTAGTTTTTATATCTGTAGCGAAATCTTTGGACCATTGAGTATTGTTTATGGTCTGCCAGCATACATCAGTGCTGGGATGCCGCCGTTATTATTTAGTTTAGGTGCGCTTTACTATATTCGTAAGTAA
- a CDS encoding DsrE family protein, whose protein sequence is MVNYYQQVFNVSTVLFIGALMLMSPSAIAGKEAFKSGTTIKEYGKIAPVTSSLVIPKGMVFKVAFDMSKAAKPSEVNRSLNTLARFINMHVEADVKPQDIQLAMVVHGSSITDLANDAFYQQVHGKDVSEGNPNKELVQQLINHGVKIYICGQSAAYYGLEHTALLPGVDMALSAMTAHAVLAQEGYSLNPF, encoded by the coding sequence ATGGTTAACTATTATCAGCAGGTTTTCAATGTCAGCACAGTGCTATTTATTGGAGCGCTTATGCTGATGTCACCGTCAGCCATTGCTGGCAAAGAGGCTTTTAAATCCGGCACGACCATAAAAGAATACGGTAAGATTGCGCCAGTGACGTCGAGCTTAGTGATCCCAAAAGGTATGGTATTTAAAGTGGCCTTTGATATGAGCAAAGCTGCTAAGCCCAGCGAAGTTAATCGTAGCCTAAATACCTTAGCACGGTTTATTAATATGCATGTTGAGGCAGACGTTAAGCCACAAGATATTCAATTAGCTATGGTCGTTCATGGATCGTCGATAACTGACTTGGCTAATGATGCTTTTTACCAACAGGTTCATGGCAAAGATGTTAGTGAGGGAAATCCTAATAAAGAGTTAGTGCAGCAGCTGATAAATCATGGCGTTAAAATTTATATTTGCGGCCAAAGCGCTGCTTATTATGGTTTAGAACACACGGCATTATTACCAGGTGTCGATATGGCTTTGTCGGCAATGACAGCTCATGCCGTATTAGCCCAAGAAGGTTATAGTCTTAACCCATTTTAG
- a CDS encoding valine--tRNA ligase, giving the protein MEKTYNPQSIEQSLYQNWEEQGYFKPHGDESKGNYCIMIPPPNVTGSLHMGHAFQDTIMDTLTRYQRMKGKNTLWQVGTDHAGIATQMLVERKVFAEEGLGRHDLGRDNFIERIWDWKNESGGTITKQLRRLGASVDWDRERFTMDEGMSEAVQEVFVRLYDDELIYRGKRLVNWDPKLHTAISDLEVENKEKQGSMWHFRYPLAEGALTADGKDYLEVATTRPETMLGDSAVAVHPDDERYQSLIGKFILLPIVNRLIPIVADDYVDMEFGTGCVKITPAHDFNDYEVGKRHALPMFNILTINAEIRSAAEVVNTDGTANNELDNSLPERYAGLERFAARKAIVEEFETLGLLGKIDPHGLKVPYGDRSGVVIEPLLTDQWYVSVAPMAKTAMEAVDNGDIKFVPQQYENMYNSWMRDIQDWCISRQLWWGHRIPAWYDEAGKVYVGRDEAEVRAKHNLDESIVLRQDNDVLDTWFSSALWTFSTLGWPKNTEELKAFHPTDVLVTGFDIIFFWVARMIMMTMHFIKDENGKPQVPFKTVYVTGLIRDEAGNKMSKSKGNVLDPLDMIDGIDLESLVTKRTGNMMQPKLAAKIEKSTRKEFADGIEAHGTDALRFTLASMASTGRDINWDMKRLDGYRSFCNKIWNASRYVLMNTEVQAEGADEDAVGEALDCGQLLVDGKPGEMELSLADRWIIGLFNQTVKAYDEHMANYRFDLAANTIYEFTWNQFCDWYLELTKPVMQSGSEAQLRGTRHTLVTVLEQMQRLMHPMMPYLTETIWQRIKPLAGVDGETLMLAEFPEFDATKVDSQAMEDLEWVKQVITAVRNIRAELNIAPSKPLNALLRGVSEQDKARLEANQTFFKTLAKLESMTILADGETAPMSTTQLVGDMELLIPMAGLIDVAKEVARIDKLLEKAAGEFKRIEGKLSNQGFVAKAPAAVIEKERAKQAEYQRDIEKLTEQKAELAKLES; this is encoded by the coding sequence ATGGAAAAAACATATAATCCACAGTCAATTGAGCAATCTCTTTACCAAAACTGGGAAGAGCAAGGCTACTTCAAACCACATGGCGATGAGTCAAAAGGTAACTATTGCATCATGATCCCGCCACCGAATGTGACGGGTAGTTTGCACATGGGCCATGCATTCCAAGATACCATCATGGATACCTTGACTCGTTACCAACGCATGAAGGGTAAAAATACCCTTTGGCAAGTGGGTACTGACCATGCGGGTATTGCAACTCAAATGCTGGTTGAACGTAAAGTCTTTGCAGAAGAAGGATTAGGCCGCCACGACTTAGGCCGCGATAACTTTATTGAACGCATTTGGGATTGGAAAAATGAATCTGGCGGTACTATTACTAAACAGCTACGTCGTTTAGGCGCATCAGTTGATTGGGACCGTGAACGTTTTACCATGGATGAAGGCATGTCTGAAGCCGTACAAGAAGTGTTTGTACGTCTATACGATGATGAGTTGATTTACCGTGGTAAACGCTTAGTAAACTGGGATCCAAAACTGCACACTGCAATTTCTGATCTTGAAGTTGAAAACAAAGAAAAGCAAGGCAGCATGTGGCATTTCCGCTATCCGCTTGCTGAGGGTGCATTAACTGCTGATGGTAAAGACTATTTAGAAGTCGCCACTACACGTCCTGAAACCATGTTAGGTGATAGTGCTGTTGCAGTTCACCCTGACGATGAACGTTATCAATCACTGATTGGTAAGTTCATTTTATTGCCAATCGTAAACCGTCTTATTCCTATCGTAGCTGACGATTATGTCGACATGGAATTTGGTACAGGTTGTGTAAAAATCACACCTGCACATGACTTTAACGATTATGAAGTCGGTAAGCGTCACGCCCTACCTATGTTCAACATCTTAACGATTAATGCAGAAATCCGCAGTGCTGCAGAAGTCGTCAATACAGATGGTACAGCAAATAATGAACTTGATAACAGCTTGCCTGAGCGCTATGCCGGTCTTGAACGTTTTGCCGCCCGTAAAGCCATTGTTGAAGAGTTCGAAACATTAGGTTTACTTGGAAAAATCGACCCTCACGGATTGAAAGTGCCTTATGGCGATCGTTCAGGTGTTGTCATTGAACCTTTACTGACAGATCAGTGGTATGTCTCTGTTGCACCAATGGCTAAAACTGCGATGGAAGCTGTTGATAATGGCGACATCAAGTTCGTACCACAACAATACGAGAACATGTACAACTCTTGGATGCGCGATATTCAAGACTGGTGTATCTCTCGCCAACTTTGGTGGGGACATCGTATCCCAGCTTGGTACGACGAAGCAGGTAAAGTCTATGTGGGTCGTGACGAAGCTGAAGTTCGTGCAAAGCATAACTTAGATGAGTCTATTGTCTTACGCCAAGATAATGATGTATTAGACACATGGTTTAGCTCTGCGTTATGGACATTCTCAACATTAGGTTGGCCAAAAAACACCGAAGAATTAAAAGCTTTCCACCCAACAGATGTGTTGGTTACAGGCTTTGATATTATTTTCTTCTGGGTTGCCCGTATGATCATGATGACCATGCATTTCATTAAAGATGAAAATGGCAAACCACAAGTCCCGTTCAAGACTGTTTATGTGACAGGTCTTATCCGTGATGAAGCGGGTAACAAAATGTCGAAGTCTAAAGGTAACGTACTTGACCCATTAGACATGATTGACGGTATTGACCTTGAGTCACTTGTGACTAAGCGTACTGGCAACATGATGCAGCCTAAACTTGCAGCTAAAATTGAAAAAAGCACACGTAAAGAGTTTGCTGACGGTATCGAAGCACATGGTACTGATGCGCTACGTTTCACTTTAGCGTCAATGGCTTCAACAGGACGTGACATCAACTGGGACATGAAACGCCTAGACGGTTACCGCAGTTTCTGTAACAAAATCTGGAATGCTTCACGCTACGTACTAATGAACACCGAAGTACAAGCTGAAGGCGCTGATGAAGATGCGGTTGGCGAAGCCCTAGATTGTGGTCAATTACTTGTTGACGGCAAGCCTGGTGAAATGGAACTGTCACTTGCTGATCGCTGGATTATCGGTTTGTTCAATCAAACGGTAAAAGCTTATGACGAGCATATGGCAAACTACCGCTTTGACTTAGCCGCTAACACTATTTATGAGTTCACTTGGAATCAGTTCTGTGACTGGTACTTAGAGCTAACGAAGCCTGTAATGCAAAGCGGCAGCGAAGCACAGCTTCGTGGCACACGTCATACTCTAGTCACTGTACTAGAACAAATGCAGCGTTTAATGCACCCAATGATGCCTTATCTCACCGAAACTATCTGGCAGCGCATTAAACCGCTAGCAGGAGTTGACGGAGAGACGTTAATGTTGGCTGAATTCCCTGAATTTGATGCCACTAAAGTAGACTCTCAAGCGATGGAAGATCTTGAGTGGGTTAAGCAAGTGATTACGGCTGTACGTAATATTCGTGCAGAACTTAACATTGCTCCTTCTAAGCCACTTAACGCCCTACTACGCGGCGTGAGTGAACAAGACAAAGCACGTCTAGAAGCAAACCAAACCTTCTTCAAGACCCTAGCTAAGCTTGAATCTATGACCATTCTTGCCGACGGTGAAACAGCGCCAATGTCTACAACACAGCTTGTAGGCGATATGGAGTTGTTAATTCCAATGGCTGGATTAATTGATGTTGCTAAAGAAGTGGCTCGTATCGACAAGCTACTTGAAAAAGCAGCTGGCGAGTTCAAACGTATTGAAGGCAAGTTATCGAATCAAGGGTTTGTCGCTAAAGCACCTGCAGCCGTGATTGAAAAAGAGCGTGCTAAACAAGCGGAATACCAACGAGATATTGAAAAGCTAACCGAACAAAAAGCTGAACTGGCTAAACTAGAAAGTTAA